Proteins encoded in a region of the uncultured Paludibaculum sp. genome:
- a CDS encoding carboxypeptidase regulatory-like domain-containing protein — protein MINNYANRVFTAFLFVLALALTAAGQSTTVVKGEVQDPSGAFVPAAQVTLSGPKGFAKTLSTTELGVYEFEPLPPGKYKLRIAATGFTPLEVRNLTLEGGKPIVLKSQLAIATESQSVTVADYTAVSVETSSVAGAIVLRGGDLDVLSDDPDDLASDLQALAGPSAGPNGGDIYVDGFSGGKLPPKSSIREVRVNQNPLSAEYDRLGFGRIEILTKPGTDKLRGQAFFNFGNENLNSRNPFSTTRAPYSMRHYGLNLGGPLSKKASWFIDADRREIDENAVISATVLDSNLLETPFQQTVVTPMRHWSVNPRLDYQLSTNNTLVVRYSEARNNNQNQGLGQFTLPSRATSSESSDHVLQMTETAILGTHAVNETRFQYNRSNSLMLGDNSTPALSVLESFNSGGALIHDSGSRENRFEWQNITSITHGTHMFKFGGRLRYDRVGDTSDSNFNGSFTFAGGLAPLLDSSNSIVNGADGQPTMIAVTSLERYRRTLYFQQLGLSAATIRALGGGASQFNLTAGTPLTNVAQTDVGLFAEDTWRVKPNLNLSYGLRYETQSNISDYRDLAPRISIAYGLGKTPGQTKTVIRTGFGMFYDRINDSMTLQSLRFNGTTQQQYYVENPDFYPVIPDVATLSSSIVDPTRRTLVNDIRAPYLAQTIFGVDHQLPKNTSISTNFIYSRGVHMLRTRNVNAPLEDGTRPMGDIGNVYQYESTGFLTQKQLMVNISSRFRRNVTLFGFYVLGKADSDTDGSGSFPVNQYNVASEYGDAAYDVRHRAMIGGSIRAKWGVTFNPFIMMSSGAPFNITTGRDNNGDSLFNDRPSFAASGATGANIASTAFGVFNLSPGATDALIPRNYGRGPSQFTVNLRASRTWGFGERNSGTTTQQPGGDGPMRGGMPPMGGGGGGGMRGGGGGGMRGGGGPGGPGGMFDASSGKRFSLTASISARNLLNHVNLGSPIGNLSSPLFGESNSLGGGFGPGGGGGASGAGNRRIDLQLRLSF, from the coding sequence ATGATCAACAACTACGCTAATCGTGTGTTTACCGCTTTCCTGTTTGTGCTTGCGCTGGCGTTGACCGCCGCCGGGCAGAGCACGACGGTGGTTAAGGGGGAGGTACAGGATCCGTCGGGCGCCTTCGTTCCGGCCGCCCAGGTGACGCTCTCGGGGCCAAAAGGCTTCGCGAAGACGCTCAGCACCACTGAACTGGGCGTGTATGAGTTTGAACCGCTGCCGCCTGGCAAGTACAAGCTGCGCATCGCGGCCACCGGGTTCACGCCGCTGGAAGTGCGCAACCTCACCCTGGAGGGCGGCAAGCCGATCGTGTTGAAGAGCCAACTGGCAATCGCCACCGAAAGCCAGTCGGTGACAGTAGCCGACTACACGGCCGTCTCGGTGGAAACGTCGAGCGTGGCCGGCGCCATCGTACTCCGGGGCGGAGACCTGGACGTCCTCTCGGACGATCCCGATGACCTGGCGTCGGACCTCCAGGCCCTGGCCGGCCCTTCAGCGGGCCCGAACGGCGGCGACATCTATGTCGACGGGTTCAGTGGGGGAAAACTGCCCCCGAAATCCTCAATCCGCGAAGTACGCGTCAACCAGAACCCGCTCTCGGCGGAGTACGACCGTCTTGGCTTCGGCCGCATTGAGATCCTGACCAAGCCCGGCACGGACAAACTACGCGGGCAGGCGTTCTTCAACTTCGGCAACGAGAACCTGAACTCGCGCAACCCATTCTCCACAACACGGGCACCGTACAGCATGCGGCACTACGGGCTGAACCTGGGTGGGCCCCTGTCGAAGAAGGCGTCCTGGTTCATCGACGCGGACCGCCGCGAGATCGATGAGAACGCTGTGATCTCGGCGACGGTGCTGGACAGCAATCTACTGGAGACGCCGTTCCAACAGACGGTGGTCACTCCGATGCGGCATTGGTCCGTCAACCCGCGCCTGGACTATCAGTTGAGTACGAACAATACACTGGTCGTACGCTACAGCGAAGCGCGCAACAACAATCAGAATCAGGGCCTGGGTCAGTTCACACTACCTTCGAGGGCCACCAGTTCGGAGAGCAGTGATCACGTGCTGCAGATGACGGAAACCGCGATCCTGGGCACGCACGCGGTGAATGAGACGCGGTTTCAATACAATCGCAGCAACTCACTGATGCTGGGCGACAACAGTACGCCGGCCCTGAGCGTGCTGGAATCGTTCAACAGCGGCGGCGCCCTGATCCACGATTCGGGCAGCCGCGAGAACCGCTTCGAGTGGCAGAACATCACGTCGATTACGCACGGGACTCATATGTTCAAGTTCGGCGGCCGGCTGCGGTACGACCGTGTCGGCGACACCTCGGATTCGAACTTCAACGGTTCCTTCACATTCGCTGGCGGCCTTGCTCCGCTGCTCGACAGCTCGAACAGCATCGTGAACGGTGCCGACGGACAACCGACCATGATCGCGGTCACGTCGCTGGAGCGCTACCGCCGGACGCTGTACTTTCAACAACTGGGCCTGTCGGCGGCCACCATCCGGGCACTTGGCGGCGGGGCCAGCCAGTTCAATCTCACCGCGGGCACGCCCCTGACGAATGTTGCGCAGACGGACGTGGGCCTCTTCGCCGAAGACACGTGGCGCGTGAAGCCGAACCTGAATCTGAGCTACGGCCTGCGCTACGAAACCCAATCCAACATCAGCGACTACAGGGACCTGGCTCCGCGCATCAGCATCGCCTATGGTCTGGGCAAAACGCCCGGACAGACGAAAACCGTGATCCGCACCGGATTTGGGATGTTCTACGACAGGATCAACGACAGCATGACGTTGCAGTCGCTTCGCTTCAACGGCACGACGCAGCAGCAGTATTACGTGGAGAACCCGGACTTCTACCCGGTGATTCCGGACGTGGCGACCTTGTCTTCGAGCATCGTGGACCCGACGCGCCGGACCCTGGTGAATGACATCCGCGCCCCTTATCTCGCCCAGACGATCTTCGGCGTGGATCACCAGTTGCCGAAGAACACGTCGATCTCCACCAACTTCATTTACTCGCGCGGCGTGCACATGCTGAGAACGCGAAATGTGAATGCACCGCTGGAAGACGGCACCAGGCCGATGGGCGACATCGGCAACGTTTATCAGTACGAGTCAACAGGCTTCCTCACGCAGAAGCAGTTGATGGTCAACATCTCTTCGCGATTCCGCCGGAACGTGACGCTGTTCGGGTTCTATGTGCTGGGCAAGGCGGACAGCGATACGGACGGATCGGGTTCGTTCCCGGTGAACCAGTACAACGTGGCATCGGAGTATGGCGACGCAGCCTATGACGTGAGGCACCGGGCCATGATCGGCGGATCGATCCGGGCAAAGTGGGGCGTAACATTCAATCCGTTCATCATGATGAGCTCGGGCGCCCCGTTCAACATCACCACGGGGCGGGACAACAACGGCGACTCGCTATTCAACGACCGGCCGTCGTTCGCGGCCTCCGGCGCGACGGGGGCGAACATTGCCAGCACCGCATTCGGTGTTTTCAACCTCTCTCCCGGCGCCACTGACGCCCTGATCCCACGCAATTATGGGCGCGGCCCGTCCCAGTTCACGGTGAACCTGCGCGCCAGCCGTACCTGGGGCTTTGGCGAACGGAACTCGGGCACCACCACCCAGCAGCCCGGCGGAGACGGCCCGATGCGCGGCGGCATGCCGCCCATGGGTGGAGGTGGCGGCGGTGGCATGCGCGGCGGCGGAGGTGGTGGTATGCGCGGCGGCGGTGGCCCCGGCGGACCCGGCGGCATGTTCGACGCCTCCTCCGGCAAGCGATTCAGTTTGACGGCCTCGATCTCGGCCCGCAACCTGCTCAACCATGTGAATCTCGGCTCACCCATCGGGAACCTGAGCTCTCCGCTCTTTGGCGAATCGAACTCGCTTGGCGGTGGCTTTGGTCCTGGAGGAGGCGGCGGCGCCAGTGGTGCGGGCAATCGCCGGATTGATCTCCAACTCCGGCTATCGTTCTAA
- a CDS encoding thiol-disulfide isomerase, with protein sequence MPLLTYQEARPWAKAIRQAVVLKKMPPWFAAAGGPFHNNPSLTTKEIETIEAWVEAGAPRGAGKDAPKPVRWQEGWNIPSPDLVVTAPKPFPVPASGAVDYQFLILPLRTLEDHWVTAAEIRPGARSAVHHIVAYIRDPDSPWLKDAPRNQAFRAEGVTTSDILAIYTPGQAPFVAPEGMAKKLRAGAELVLQFHYTPNGRAEMDQTSVGLVFTGKAPAKRVLTLQMGNAEFHIPPGDPNYRVTVGGTLPNDALLLSMFPHMHLRGKAFEYDLTAEGGRDETLLRVAPYSFQWQLNYILEQPRLLPKGTHLRWTAWFDNSASNPSNPDPAKDVSYGEQSWDEMMIGFFDVAVDPKLDKSAFFVR encoded by the coding sequence ATGCCGCTGCTCACATACCAAGAAGCGCGCCCGTGGGCCAAGGCGATCCGGCAGGCTGTCGTGCTGAAGAAGATGCCGCCGTGGTTTGCCGCCGCCGGCGGACCGTTCCACAACAACCCATCGCTCACCACCAAAGAGATCGAGACCATCGAAGCCTGGGTGGAAGCTGGGGCGCCGCGCGGCGCCGGCAAGGACGCGCCGAAACCGGTCCGCTGGCAGGAGGGGTGGAACATCCCGTCGCCTGATCTGGTCGTGACCGCGCCAAAGCCCTTCCCTGTCCCGGCCAGCGGCGCCGTCGACTATCAGTTCCTAATCCTCCCACTGCGCACGCTGGAGGATCACTGGGTGACGGCGGCGGAGATCCGGCCAGGCGCCCGGTCGGCTGTTCACCATATCGTCGCCTACATCCGCGATCCTGATTCGCCTTGGTTGAAAGATGCGCCACGCAACCAGGCATTCCGCGCCGAGGGAGTAACTACCAGCGACATCCTGGCAATCTATACTCCGGGGCAGGCGCCGTTCGTCGCACCAGAAGGAATGGCGAAGAAGCTCCGGGCCGGCGCGGAACTGGTGCTCCAGTTTCACTACACGCCCAACGGCCGAGCCGAGATGGATCAGACCAGCGTCGGGTTGGTGTTTACCGGCAAAGCTCCGGCGAAGCGCGTGCTGACGCTGCAGATGGGCAATGCCGAGTTCCACATTCCACCAGGCGATCCCAACTACCGAGTGACCGTGGGTGGGACGCTGCCCAACGATGCCCTGCTGCTGAGCATGTTTCCGCACATGCACCTGAGAGGAAAGGCTTTCGAGTATGACCTTACGGCGGAAGGCGGGCGGGATGAGACGCTGTTGCGCGTGGCGCCGTATTCGTTTCAGTGGCAGTTGAACTATATCCTGGAGCAGCCTCGTCTACTGCCCAAGGGGACTCACCTGCGCTGGACGGCCTGGTTCGACAATTCGGCGTCGAACCCGTCCAACCCGGACCCGGCGAAGGACGTGAGCTACGGTGAGCAGTCGTGGGACGAGATGATGATTGGATTCTTCGATGTGGCGGTGGATCCCAAATTGGACAAGAGTGCCTTTTTCGTCCGTTGA
- a CDS encoding competence/damage-inducible protein A, producing MNAEIIAIGSELLTPERTDTNSLWLTAQLNELGIEVTQKLIVGDDRDRLATAIAASLGRVPLLILTGGLGPTEDDVTRDAVAQALQRRLLFSQTICDEIDARFARAGRKMAEINKRQAFVVEGADKLSNPNGTAPGLWLDVPGGMLMLLPGPPREMMPMFSDLCLPLLRARVPQLAIRKRFFRVAGMGESDLDALIAPIYKPYTNPVTTILAAEGDVQIHLRARCESEEAAETLVEELGGKILATLGARVYSLNGDPLETVVGHILRDRKETLAVAESCTGGMLGARITDVPGSSAWFLGGFQVYAAEMKARLLGLDQKTLDEHGAVSEAVAKAMADSTRDRTGATYALSITGEAGPESQTPGIEPGAVWIGLATPSGVDAKMFRFFSGRNRVRKMAVQTALNLLRFRLS from the coding sequence ATGAATGCTGAAATCATTGCGATCGGCAGTGAACTGCTTACGCCCGAGCGCACGGATACAAATTCGCTCTGGCTCACTGCGCAGTTGAACGAGTTGGGCATCGAAGTCACGCAGAAGCTCATCGTCGGCGACGACCGCGACCGGCTGGCAACGGCCATCGCGGCCTCGCTGGGACGGGTGCCGTTGTTGATTCTGACAGGCGGGCTGGGTCCGACGGAAGACGATGTGACGCGTGACGCGGTAGCCCAGGCGCTGCAACGGCGGCTGCTGTTCTCGCAGACGATCTGCGATGAGATTGACGCACGGTTTGCGCGCGCGGGCAGGAAGATGGCGGAGATCAACAAGCGGCAGGCCTTCGTGGTGGAGGGCGCCGACAAGTTGAGTAACCCGAACGGAACGGCACCAGGACTGTGGCTGGACGTGCCGGGCGGGATGTTGATGCTGCTGCCCGGACCGCCGCGCGAGATGATGCCCATGTTCAGCGACCTCTGCCTGCCGTTATTGAGGGCGAGAGTGCCGCAGTTGGCCATCCGCAAACGGTTCTTCCGCGTGGCCGGTATGGGTGAGTCCGACCTGGACGCGCTGATTGCGCCCATCTACAAGCCCTACACAAACCCGGTAACGACAATCCTGGCGGCTGAAGGGGACGTGCAGATTCACCTGCGCGCCCGGTGCGAATCAGAGGAAGCGGCCGAAACCCTGGTGGAGGAACTCGGTGGAAAGATCCTGGCCACTCTGGGTGCGCGTGTCTATTCGCTGAACGGGGATCCGCTGGAAACGGTGGTGGGCCATATTCTGCGGGATCGCAAGGAGACCCTGGCGGTGGCGGAGTCGTGTACCGGCGGGATGCTGGGCGCGCGGATCACGGATGTACCGGGATCGTCGGCCTGGTTCCTGGGCGGTTTTCAGGTCTACGCCGCCGAGATGAAAGCCCGGCTGTTGGGGCTCGACCAGAAGACACTCGACGAACATGGCGCGGTGAGCGAGGCTGTGGCCAAGGCTATGGCGGATTCCACGCGCGACCGGACCGGCGCAACGTATGCGCTGTCGATCACGGGCGAGGCGGGGCCGGAGTCGCAAACCCCGGGCATTGAGCCGGGCGCGGTCTGGATTGGTCTGGCCACGCCCTCCGGGGTGGATGCCAAGATGTTCCGGTTCTTCAGCGGCCGCAATCGCGTGCGGAAGATGGCCGTCCAAACAGCGCTCAACCTATTGCGGTTCCGGTTGTCGTGA
- a CDS encoding IPT/TIG domain-containing protein, producing MSFKNSAVERPIIDSVTPGAAIAGGDFQIRGRSFLSAPRPSVAIGGVAAPLIVGSNSLVIARVPEAAGRGEVIVSNGEMDSAPATVAIGMQLADSLHPVANPAVDQEGNVYATFSGSRGQKTPVAVYKVDRDGIITPFLTDLMNATGLAFDSEGRLLISSRFDGVIYQATRSGEMSVYVEGMGVATGIAFDGKGNLYVGDRSGTIFKISPSRQIYVYATLEASISAYHLAFGAEGYLYVTGPTTSSFDAVHRISPAGEVEAFYRGLGRPQGMAFDIDENLYVAASIEGRKGIVRITPNREASLFVSGPNIVGCAFAPSGDLIVTTTAALYRVPAGIQGRPLP from the coding sequence ATGTCATTTAAGAACAGCGCCGTTGAGCGTCCCATCATCGATTCGGTCACCCCGGGAGCAGCAATTGCCGGTGGTGACTTCCAGATTCGCGGCCGGTCGTTTCTGTCTGCCCCTCGGCCTTCAGTTGCCATTGGCGGAGTCGCCGCACCGTTGATTGTCGGGTCGAACTCACTGGTGATTGCACGCGTGCCGGAGGCAGCGGGCCGCGGCGAGGTCATCGTCAGCAACGGTGAGATGGACAGTGCGCCGGCGACGGTCGCGATCGGCATGCAGTTGGCCGACAGCCTGCATCCGGTAGCCAACCCCGCGGTCGACCAGGAAGGTAACGTATACGCGACCTTCAGCGGATCCCGCGGGCAGAAGACTCCCGTGGCGGTCTACAAGGTCGATCGGGACGGGATCATCACCCCGTTTCTGACGGACCTGATGAATGCGACCGGGCTGGCGTTTGACAGTGAAGGCCGCCTGTTGATCTCGTCCCGATTCGACGGGGTGATTTACCAGGCCACGCGTAGCGGCGAGATGAGCGTCTATGTGGAAGGCATGGGCGTGGCGACAGGCATTGCCTTCGACGGCAAGGGCAACCTGTACGTGGGAGACCGCTCGGGCACGATCTTCAAGATCAGTCCATCGCGGCAGATTTACGTCTACGCCACGCTGGAAGCCTCCATTTCCGCCTACCACCTGGCCTTTGGCGCGGAGGGTTACCTGTACGTCACCGGCCCCACCACGTCGAGCTTCGACGCCGTGCATCGCATCTCTCCGGCCGGTGAGGTGGAAGCCTTCTACCGGGGGCTGGGCCGGCCGCAAGGCATGGCCTTCGACATTGACGAGAATCTCTATGTGGCCGCCTCGATCGAAGGGCGGAAAGGGATTGTGCGCATCACGCCAAACCGCGAGGCGTCGTTATTCGTCTCGGGCCCCAATATCGTGGGTTGCGCGTTTGCGCCCAGCGGCGACCTGATTGTCACGACGACGGCCGCGCTCTATCGCGTGCCGGCGGGCATCCAGGGCCGGCCATTGCCTTAA
- a CDS encoding phosphatidylglycerophosphatase A: MNKLALAIATWFGCGFWPKGPGTAGSIGALLVAWPLIVWLPVQPWHFAVLALIVTPVGIWASSRTAQLRNTKDPQIVVVDEVLGQWITLAGAAQLDLAHVAVALLLFRVFDITKPWPVRQLEALPAGTGIVADDLAAGVYGALVLSLLRFVVQF, translated from the coding sequence ATGAATAAGTTGGCGCTCGCCATTGCCACGTGGTTCGGCTGTGGCTTCTGGCCGAAGGGACCGGGTACGGCGGGGTCGATTGGAGCGCTGCTGGTCGCCTGGCCTTTGATCGTCTGGCTCCCCGTGCAACCCTGGCATTTCGCGGTTTTGGCCCTGATCGTGACCCCTGTGGGCATCTGGGCCTCGTCACGGACGGCGCAACTGCGGAACACGAAGGATCCGCAGATCGTCGTGGTGGACGAGGTACTGGGGCAGTGGATTACGTTGGCGGGGGCGGCGCAACTGGACCTGGCACACGTGGCCGTCGCGCTGCTTCTCTTCCGTGTCTTCGACATCACGAAACCGTGGCCCGTGCGGCAACTGGAAGCGTTGCCGGCCGGAACCGGGATCGTGGCCGACGATCTGGCGGCGGGTGTCTACGGAGCGCTGGTGCTTTCGCTGCTGCGATTCGTGGTTCAATTCTAG
- a CDS encoding DNA gyrase inhibitor YacG yields the protein MKCPICKKEVKLGDPEMPFCSERCRLIDLGMWSSEEYRIPGPVADPGAGQTEEADDE from the coding sequence ATGAAATGTCCTATCTGCAAGAAAGAAGTGAAGCTGGGTGACCCGGAGATGCCGTTCTGCAGCGAGCGCTGCCGGCTGATCGATCTTGGCATGTGGTCGTCTGAGGAGTACCGGATTCCGGGGCCGGTGGCGGATCCCGGCGCGGGGCAAACCGAAGAAGCCGACGATGAATAA
- the rimO gene encoding 30S ribosomal protein S12 methylthiotransferase RimO — protein sequence MKIGFVSLGCPKNLVDTEVMMGQLNARGHELTSSPEDADAIVVNTCSFIGPAKQESVDTILEMAEFKKTGRAKRLIVAGCLVERYGSDIRQEIPDVDAVLGTNELDAIVSLCEGGEKQANPFEPYLYHDLTPRILATPRHYAYIKINEGCDHPCTFCVIPQFRGSFRSRRFESVIVEAQRLFAQGVREINLIGQDTTAYGDDLGIKDGLALLLGRLAEIETPHQKWVRFLYCYPNRITNKLLDTIAEHDALVKYIDMPLQHAAAGVLKNMKRGASGEIFLKTLEKIRKRIPGVSIRTSMIVGFPGETDKDFEELCQFVEEARFDRLGVFTYSDEETSKSYHLDGKVDARTIYNRKRKLMSLQRKISKQINRGLVGQELPVLIEGRSEESELLWQARLANQAPDIDGVCYLSDVGDVEPRPGQFRMMRVTQAHDYDLVGDLIDEPPNEPAAVLNPFPIISANAGHQHQHQ from the coding sequence TTGAAAATCGGATTTGTCAGCCTGGGTTGTCCCAAGAATCTTGTGGACACCGAAGTCATGATGGGCCAGTTGAACGCCCGCGGCCACGAACTCACCAGTTCGCCCGAGGACGCCGACGCCATTGTCGTCAATACATGTTCGTTTATCGGACCGGCCAAGCAGGAATCAGTGGACACGATCCTGGAGATGGCCGAGTTCAAGAAGACCGGCCGGGCCAAACGGCTGATTGTCGCCGGATGTCTCGTGGAGCGGTACGGTTCGGATATCCGCCAGGAGATTCCGGATGTGGACGCGGTGCTGGGCACCAATGAGCTGGACGCCATCGTTTCCCTCTGCGAGGGCGGCGAGAAACAGGCGAATCCATTTGAGCCCTACCTTTACCACGACCTAACGCCACGCATCCTGGCCACGCCGCGGCACTACGCCTACATCAAGATCAACGAAGGCTGCGACCATCCCTGCACCTTCTGCGTGATTCCGCAGTTCCGGGGTTCGTTCCGCAGCCGGCGGTTCGAGTCGGTGATCGTGGAGGCGCAGCGGCTGTTCGCGCAAGGCGTCCGCGAGATCAACCTGATTGGCCAGGATACGACGGCCTACGGCGACGATCTGGGCATCAAGGACGGCCTGGCGCTGCTGCTGGGGCGCTTAGCGGAGATCGAGACACCGCACCAGAAGTGGGTTCGTTTCCTCTATTGCTATCCGAACCGGATCACCAACAAGCTGCTGGATACGATCGCGGAGCACGATGCGTTGGTGAAGTATATCGACATGCCGCTGCAGCACGCGGCGGCGGGCGTGTTGAAGAACATGAAGCGTGGGGCTTCGGGCGAGATCTTCCTCAAGACCTTGGAGAAGATCCGCAAGCGGATTCCCGGTGTGTCGATTCGTACTTCGATGATTGTCGGCTTCCCTGGTGAGACGGACAAGGACTTCGAAGAGCTGTGCCAGTTCGTGGAAGAGGCGCGGTTCGACCGGCTGGGCGTCTTTACTTACTCCGACGAGGAGACCAGCAAGAGCTACCACCTGGACGGCAAAGTGGACGCGCGCACGATCTACAATCGCAAGCGCAAGCTGATGTCACTGCAGCGCAAGATCTCGAAGCAGATCAATCGCGGGCTGGTGGGCCAGGAGTTGCCCGTACTGATCGAAGGCCGGTCAGAAGAGAGCGAACTGCTGTGGCAGGCGCGCCTGGCCAACCAGGCTCCGGATATCGACGGCGTCTGCTACTTAAGCGATGTGGGCGACGTGGAGCCTCGTCCGGGCCAGTTCCGGATGATGCGCGTGACCCAGGCACACGATTACGATCTCGTGGGCGACCTGATCGACGAGCCACCGAATGAACCGGCGGCGGTGCTGAACCCGTTCCCGATTATCTCGGCTAACGCGGGCCATCAGCACCAGCACCAATAG
- a CDS encoding mannonate dehydratase: MKLGLGLYRHMLTADNFRFAKQAGATHIVAHWVDYFSQGPRIPETDSETCWGVSDNRGKLWTYEELAELKRAVNAEGLELAAIENFDPSHWYDILLDGPRKQQQLEDIKTIIRNMGRAGIPVMGYNFSIAGVWGHVEGPYARGGAPSVGFLGPDGPEERPIPNGQVWNMIYDPEAAPGTVGTVTTEQLWGRLADFLKAVVPVAEEAGVRLAAHPDDPPMPSIRGTARLVNQPRLYQKLLDIVPSHYNALEFCQGTIAEMSEGDLYEAIDQYSAQGKIAYAHMRNVRGKVPKYHEVFIDEGDVDIARCLRIYKKNGYDGVIIADHTPQMNCAAPWHAGMAFAMGYIKGVMRMVEAE; encoded by the coding sequence ATGAAACTTGGACTCGGACTCTACCGGCACATGTTGACGGCGGACAATTTCCGGTTTGCCAAACAGGCCGGCGCCACGCACATCGTGGCACATTGGGTGGATTACTTCAGCCAGGGTCCGCGGATTCCCGAGACCGATAGTGAGACCTGCTGGGGCGTCAGTGACAATCGCGGCAAACTGTGGACCTATGAGGAGTTAGCCGAGCTGAAGCGGGCGGTGAACGCCGAGGGCCTGGAACTCGCCGCCATTGAGAACTTCGACCCCTCCCACTGGTACGACATCCTACTGGACGGCCCCCGGAAGCAGCAGCAACTCGAAGATATCAAAACGATTATTCGGAACATGGGCCGGGCCGGCATCCCCGTGATGGGCTACAACTTCAGCATTGCCGGAGTCTGGGGCCATGTGGAGGGACCGTATGCTCGCGGCGGGGCACCGTCTGTGGGTTTTCTGGGTCCGGACGGCCCCGAAGAGCGGCCTATCCCAAACGGACAGGTTTGGAACATGATCTACGACCCGGAGGCGGCTCCTGGGACGGTGGGGACGGTCACGACCGAACAGCTTTGGGGCCGGCTGGCGGACTTCCTGAAGGCGGTAGTGCCGGTGGCCGAGGAAGCGGGCGTACGGCTGGCGGCACACCCGGACGATCCGCCGATGCCTTCGATCCGTGGGACCGCGCGGCTGGTGAACCAGCCCCGGTTGTACCAGAAACTGCTGGACATCGTGCCCAGCCACTACAACGCACTGGAGTTCTGTCAGGGCACGATCGCGGAGATGAGCGAGGGTGATCTGTACGAGGCGATCGACCAGTACAGCGCCCAGGGCAAGATCGCCTACGCCCACATGCGGAATGTGCGCGGCAAGGTGCCGAAGTACCACGAAGTCTTTATCGATGAAGGAGATGTAGACATCGCACGGTGCCTGCGGATCTACAAAAAGAACGGCTATGACGGAGTGATCATCGCCGACCACACGCCGCAGATGAACTGCGCGGCGCCGTGGCACGCGGGCATGGCGTTTGCCATGGGGTATATCAAAGGCGTCATGCGGATGGTGGAAGCCGAGTGA
- a CDS encoding DUF192 domain-containing protein yields the protein MKIRVHNRTKDTLVAEAADVANTSETRKEGLLKRTGLTPGEGLWITPCEAVHCFFMKFTIDIVFLNKAKQVVKVSPSVKPWRIAGCLRAHSVLELPEGQIQATGTARGDQLEFEKLAGA from the coding sequence ATGAAGATTCGCGTCCACAACCGAACCAAAGACACGCTGGTAGCCGAAGCCGCCGATGTGGCCAACACCAGCGAAACCCGGAAGGAAGGTCTCCTGAAGCGGACCGGCCTCACGCCGGGAGAGGGTCTGTGGATCACGCCCTGCGAAGCGGTGCACTGCTTCTTCATGAAATTCACCATCGACATCGTCTTCCTGAACAAGGCGAAGCAGGTAGTCAAGGTGAGCCCGTCGGTAAAGCCCTGGCGCATCGCCGGCTGCCTCCGAGCCCATTCCGTCCTGGAACTGCCCGAAGGCCAGATCCAAGCCACGGGCACGGCTCGCGGGGACCAACTCGAATTCGAGAAGCTCGCGGGGGCGTGA
- a CDS encoding NYN domain-containing protein — protein sequence MARVISYIDGFNLYFGLKSKGWERFLWLDVHALSGNLCSPGQDLMETKYFTSRVGAPQEKVKRQNTYLEAMRTVDSVKLFFGRYQMNPFTCRNCTYTQQIPSEKMTDVNIAVELMTDAFQDRFDTALLISADSDLVGPVVAVQRLFPTKRVVVAFPPDRSSANLRRVASAHLQIGRGVIAQSQLPEIVTSIGGYPLERPATWR from the coding sequence GTGGCTCGGGTTATCTCTTATATCGATGGCTTCAACCTATACTTCGGCCTCAAGAGTAAGGGGTGGGAGCGGTTTCTCTGGCTCGATGTTCATGCGTTGAGCGGCAATCTCTGCAGCCCCGGGCAAGATTTGATGGAAACCAAGTACTTCACGTCGCGCGTAGGGGCGCCGCAGGAAAAAGTAAAGCGGCAGAACACCTACTTGGAGGCCATGCGGACGGTGGACTCCGTGAAGCTCTTTTTCGGACGCTACCAGATGAATCCGTTCACCTGCCGGAACTGCACTTACACGCAACAGATACCGAGCGAGAAGATGACGGACGTCAACATCGCCGTGGAACTGATGACAGACGCCTTCCAGGATCGCTTCGACACTGCGCTTCTGATCTCGGCTGATAGCGATTTGGTTGGCCCTGTTGTGGCGGTGCAGCGCCTGTTCCCAACCAAGCGAGTCGTTGTGGCGTTTCCGCCGGACCGCTCATCCGCGAACCTGCGACGGGTTGCTTCAGCCCATCTGCAAATTGGCCGTGGAGTGATCGCCCAAAGCCAACTGCCCGAGATCGTGACCAGCATTGGTGGCTACCCGCTTGAGCGACCCGCGACTTGGCGATGA